From one Streptomyces sp. SCSIO 30461 genomic stretch:
- a CDS encoding Helicase associated domain protein has protein sequence MATTTRIRPDTTVPAPATASRLKTRLRGGQQIAVDTSASSFIEGYRRVSVYMATGTGKTLVALHVVQETAPEGASLVAVPSLRLLEQTAAKWHSEGRPGRYLGVCSSSHPADPYLADVLTMVGTADDLAWQAADTPGPLNVFCTYDSLDKVVEAHRDFHLPRWDVVVADEAHRTAGDYDKPWARIHHDDKLPARHRLYMTATPRVFDEKKAREKGINADTVIASMDDVSIYGPVVYRISLREAIDEGLLADYRIAGVVIRDEDLRGLLNRLPANTWTGEALRAAAAQVALLVAQHRYDLRRTLTFHPCIAAADVFAETLHETAALMPPAYHAPLQVGTVSSRQTPFERHKNYTDFASAPLNTPASQQPPRRAVLTNCRCCAEGVDIPAIDSLLFAHPKTSSIDIIQSIGRALRQTPGDNKISTIVIPIYMAPGETLEEAVKKTAFHLIYRVLIDLDVYDEHTFHLVDHFRYPSDPTATPQIAPRPERADEIIPVLDLNDVMAPNRVWEAAFEVATDFYLQNGHLDVPSRYLHGGRFYLGWWIGAQRSMRKNGLLLPERIAALDTLGMIWEHPPHSIERKLLIARDYVTRHGHLAPRWGEHHQGLHLGRWLADSRKEANTRRLPHCYQRALNEIYPWWNTKGRAEWKRTYARAHAAARDKTLIFPGPHQLTGAAPVLTQWLAEQIDNLAGLEDYQRHLMGDLPIEHPLALLLRRPRGASQRAFARGLKAAYAYRCRHQHLDVPYNYTCEDAFALGRWLAEKRRFPQALSREQLDALEALDMRWISRHRHRTP, from the coding sequence ATGGCCACGACGACACGCATCCGCCCGGACACGACCGTCCCCGCCCCCGCGACCGCCTCGCGCCTGAAGACCCGCCTGCGCGGAGGCCAGCAAATCGCCGTCGACACCTCCGCGAGCAGCTTCATCGAGGGCTACCGCCGTGTCAGCGTCTACATGGCCACCGGCACCGGAAAGACCCTGGTGGCCCTGCACGTCGTCCAGGAAACCGCACCCGAAGGCGCCTCCCTGGTGGCAGTCCCCTCCCTGCGACTCCTTGAGCAGACCGCCGCGAAATGGCACAGCGAAGGACGTCCCGGCCGCTACCTCGGTGTCTGTTCCTCAAGCCACCCGGCAGACCCGTACTTGGCCGACGTCCTCACCATGGTGGGCACCGCCGACGACCTGGCCTGGCAGGCAGCCGACACCCCAGGGCCGCTCAACGTGTTCTGCACCTACGACTCCTTGGACAAGGTCGTCGAAGCCCACCGCGACTTCCATCTGCCCCGCTGGGACGTCGTGGTCGCCGACGAAGCTCACCGCACCGCCGGTGACTACGACAAGCCCTGGGCCCGCATCCACCACGACGACAAGCTGCCCGCCCGCCACCGTCTCTACATGACCGCGACGCCCCGTGTTTTCGACGAGAAGAAAGCTCGCGAAAAGGGCATCAATGCGGACACCGTCATCGCCTCCATGGACGACGTGAGCATCTACGGGCCCGTCGTCTACCGCATCTCCCTGAGAGAGGCGATCGACGAGGGGCTCCTCGCCGACTACCGCATCGCCGGCGTCGTGATCAGAGACGAAGACCTGCGGGGCCTCCTGAACCGGCTTCCCGCGAACACCTGGACCGGCGAAGCCTTGCGTGCCGCAGCCGCTCAAGTGGCCCTGCTGGTCGCGCAGCACCGCTACGACCTGCGCCGCACGCTGACCTTCCACCCCTGCATCGCCGCAGCGGACGTCTTCGCCGAAACACTCCACGAGACCGCGGCCCTGATGCCCCCGGCCTACCACGCCCCCCTGCAGGTCGGCACCGTCAGCTCCAGGCAGACCCCCTTCGAACGCCACAAGAACTACACCGACTTCGCCTCCGCGCCCCTCAACACCCCCGCCTCACAGCAGCCGCCCCGCCGGGCCGTCCTCACCAACTGCCGCTGCTGCGCCGAAGGCGTCGACATCCCCGCCATCGACTCCCTGCTCTTCGCCCACCCCAAGACCAGCAGCATCGACATCATCCAGTCCATCGGACGCGCACTGCGCCAGACCCCAGGCGACAACAAGATCTCCACCATCGTCATCCCCATCTACATGGCACCCGGCGAAACCCTCGAGGAGGCCGTCAAGAAAACCGCCTTCCACCTGATCTACCGGGTCCTCATCGACCTCGACGTCTACGACGAGCACACCTTCCACCTCGTCGACCACTTCCGGTACCCGAGCGACCCCACCGCCACCCCCCAGATCGCCCCGCGCCCGGAACGCGCCGACGAGATCATCCCCGTTCTCGACCTGAACGATGTCATGGCCCCCAACCGCGTATGGGAGGCCGCCTTCGAGGTCGCCACAGACTTCTACCTCCAAAACGGCCACCTCGACGTCCCCAGCCGCTACCTCCACGGCGGCCGCTTCTACCTCGGCTGGTGGATCGGCGCACAGCGCTCCATGCGCAAGAACGGCCTGCTCCTACCCGAACGCATCGCAGCACTGGACACCCTCGGCATGATCTGGGAGCACCCCCCGCACAGCATCGAGCGCAAACTCCTCATCGCCCGCGACTACGTCACCCGCCACGGACACCTCGCCCCCCGGTGGGGCGAACACCACCAAGGCCTGCACCTGGGCCGCTGGCTCGCCGACAGCCGAAAGGAAGCCAACACCCGCCGCCTGCCCCACTGCTACCAGCGGGCCCTGAACGAGATCTACCCCTGGTGGAACACCAAAGGCAGAGCCGAATGGAAACGCACCTACGCCCGCGCCCACGCCGCCGCACGCGACAAGACCCTGATCTTCCCCGGCCCACACCAACTCACCGGCGCCGCCCCTGTGCTGACCCAATGGCTGGCCGAGCAGATCGACAACCTCGCCGGGCTCGAGGACTACCAGCGCCACCTCATGGGCGACCTCCCCATCGAGCACCCCCTGGCCCTCCTGCTGCGCCGCCCGCGCGGCGCTTCCCAACGGGCCTTCGCCCGAGGATTGAAGGCCGCCTACGCCTACCGCTGCCGCCACCAACACCTGGACGTTCCCTACAACTACACCTGCGAAGACGCCTTCGCCCTGGGAAGGTGGCTCGCCGAGAAGCGGCGTTTTCCGCAGGCCCTCTCACGAGAACAACTGGACGCCCTGGAAGCCCTCGACATGCGCTGGATCTCACGCCACCGGCACCGCACACCCTGA
- a CDS encoding Helicase associated domain protein, producing MPSEEPIAEISAVTASRTRPARLSLRPDQQRAVDSAARHLAREHIRGHMVSACGTGKTLTALRTAEALDARHLLIAVPSLDLISQWASTARNDGRPEPMMAVSSLAAAKHPVLAGAAVHSTNNPEFLATWLARHEHATVFVTLDSLPRIEQTQHTRAPVPTFDLLIVDEAHRTAGSWDKDWTLLHDHTRIRADRRLYLTATPYEWDPPRLTEAPTTRPQPKRTAATAPAWDTPALVASMADPKTFGPRLHTYSHADAIDDGVLADYQLVVPTITDTHLRTVLTTPDTYSGFGPTARRTTALHLAVLKAMTEHDLHHVIVYFQQVADATDFACQFPHTLRTLTDDQRPAWISDLVVQSINGTHSPGQRHDILTDFATADRAVLTNAQVLGEGVDLPAVDAVVFADRTASVRRIVQALGRALRKPPTQTAKTASLVVPAYIPHGADPTDLLGTPYEALWLVTAALRHHDQTIAARAPRTTAKRRLEQGTRTLLARRFRFDFTLDPDSIARAMDLIAWPADAAALSAPRRAGLAAATRFHAEHRHLRVPTDYEDAYGYRLGAFITSQRTARRQGILTEDWIAELDALAMIWDDHEAAWQGNLTTVTAFHTEYGHLAIPDHQPGGRFLGIQRTLARDNRLDPDRHVQLAALDPDWTLPHGPDWHRKYHLLRRHIEAGNSPAALHRDTVIDEVKAGSWLHRQLSTWDRLAPAQQALLTRLQLTPANPLTPARPASPPTAKRRRRSFEQNAQILQLFVEHWNRPPGAREWIEIDGERIMIGPWLCKARTRRDAGQLAKEQDDLMARILQEAWTAPVPE from the coding sequence ATGCCCTCTGAGGAGCCCATCGCCGAGATCTCCGCCGTCACCGCCTCCCGCACCCGCCCCGCCAGGCTCTCACTACGCCCGGACCAGCAGCGGGCGGTCGACAGCGCGGCACGTCACCTGGCACGCGAACACATCCGCGGACATATGGTCTCGGCCTGCGGCACCGGCAAAACGCTCACCGCGCTGCGGACCGCCGAAGCCCTCGACGCCCGACACCTGCTGATCGCCGTGCCGAGCCTGGACCTCATCTCGCAGTGGGCCAGCACAGCCCGCAACGACGGACGCCCAGAACCGATGATGGCCGTCTCATCCCTGGCCGCAGCCAAGCACCCGGTCCTGGCCGGAGCAGCCGTCCACAGCACCAACAACCCAGAGTTCCTGGCAACGTGGCTGGCCCGGCACGAGCACGCCACCGTCTTCGTCACGCTTGACTCCCTCCCGAGAATCGAACAGACCCAGCACACCCGTGCTCCCGTGCCGACCTTCGACCTCCTGATCGTCGACGAGGCACACCGCACCGCGGGAAGCTGGGACAAGGACTGGACCCTCCTGCACGACCACACCCGCATCCGAGCCGACCGCCGCCTCTACCTGACCGCCACCCCCTACGAATGGGACCCACCCCGCCTAACCGAAGCACCCACCACCCGCCCCCAGCCCAAACGCACCGCAGCCACCGCCCCCGCCTGGGACACCCCCGCCCTCGTCGCCTCCATGGCGGACCCCAAGACCTTCGGCCCCCGCCTGCACACCTACAGCCACGCCGATGCCATCGACGACGGAGTCCTCGCCGACTACCAACTGGTCGTCCCCACGATCACCGACACCCACCTGCGCACCGTCCTCACCACCCCCGACACCTACTCCGGCTTCGGCCCGACCGCACGCCGCACCACCGCCCTGCACCTGGCAGTCCTCAAAGCGATGACCGAACACGACCTCCACCACGTGATCGTGTACTTCCAGCAGGTCGCCGACGCCACCGACTTCGCCTGCCAGTTCCCCCACACCCTGCGCACCCTCACCGACGACCAACGTCCCGCCTGGATTAGCGACCTGGTAGTCCAGTCGATCAACGGCACCCACAGTCCCGGCCAGCGCCACGACATCCTCACCGACTTCGCTACCGCCGACCGCGCCGTGCTGACCAACGCCCAAGTACTGGGGGAGGGCGTCGACCTGCCGGCCGTCGACGCCGTCGTCTTCGCCGACCGCACCGCCAGCGTCCGCCGCATCGTCCAGGCCCTCGGCCGCGCCCTACGCAAACCCCCCACCCAGACCGCAAAGACCGCCAGCCTCGTCGTCCCCGCCTACATCCCTCACGGCGCCGACCCCACCGACCTCCTCGGCACCCCCTACGAAGCCCTCTGGCTCGTCACAGCAGCCCTGCGCCACCACGACCAGACCATCGCCGCCCGCGCCCCCCGCACCACCGCAAAACGCCGCCTGGAACAGGGCACCCGCACGCTCCTGGCCCGCCGCTTCCGCTTCGACTTCACCCTCGACCCCGACAGCATCGCCCGTGCCATGGACCTGATCGCCTGGCCCGCCGACGCCGCCGCCCTTTCCGCCCCCCGCCGGGCAGGCCTGGCGGCCGCGACCCGCTTCCACGCCGAACACCGCCACCTGCGCGTGCCCACCGACTACGAAGACGCCTACGGCTACCGGCTCGGCGCCTTCATTACCAGCCAGCGCACCGCCCGCAGACAAGGCATCCTCACCGAGGACTGGATCGCCGAACTCGACGCACTCGCCATGATCTGGGACGACCACGAAGCCGCCTGGCAGGGCAACCTCACCACCGTCACCGCCTTCCACACCGAGTATGGCCACCTCGCCATCCCCGACCACCAGCCCGGCGGCCGCTTCCTCGGCATCCAGCGCACCCTCGCCCGCGACAACCGCCTCGACCCCGACCGCCACGTCCAGCTCGCCGCCCTCGACCCCGACTGGACCCTCCCGCACGGCCCCGACTGGCATCGCAAGTACCACCTCCTGCGCCGCCACATCGAGGCCGGCAACAGCCCGGCTGCCCTGCACCGCGACACAGTGATCGACGAGGTGAAGGCGGGAAGCTGGCTGCACCGCCAGCTCTCCACCTGGGACCGCCTCGCCCCCGCTCAGCAAGCTCTCCTCACCCGCCTGCAGCTGACCCCCGCAAACCCCCTGACCCCTGCCAGGCCGGCGAGCCCGCCCACAGCGAAGCGGCGACGTCGTTCCTTCGAGCAGAACGCGCAGATCCTCCAGCTCTTCGTCGAGCACTGGAACCGCCCGCCCGGCGCACGGGAATGGATCGAGATCGACGGAGAACGCATCATGATCGGCCCGTGGCTGTGCAAAGCCCGAACCAGACGCGACGCTGGTCAACTCGCAAAAGAGCAGGATGACTTGATGGCCCGGATCCTCCAGGAAGCCTGGACCGCCCCAGTACCGGAGTAA
- a CDS encoding group II intron maturase-specific domain-containing protein — MCRQDTNLPLEVLLHRLNRVLRGWTAYFRFGVSHATFRYLRHFVWQRVIKWLRRKFRRSNWKDLRRRYCGGRWWPVTEEVRLFDPARVKTVRYLYRGTKIPTPWPSTG; from the coding sequence GTGTGCCGACAGGACACCAATTTGCCGCTGGAGGTCCTGCTGCACCGCCTCAACCGGGTGCTGCGGGGCTGGACCGCCTACTTCCGCTTCGGCGTCTCGCACGCCACCTTCCGATACCTGCGTCATTTCGTCTGGCAGCGGGTCATCAAGTGGCTGCGAAGGAAGTTCCGCCGGAGCAACTGGAAGGACCTGCGCCGCCGCTACTGCGGTGGACGCTGGTGGCCCGTCACGGAGGAGGTGCGACTGTTCGACCCCGCGAGGGTGAAGACCGTCCGCTACCTCTACCGGGGAACGAAGATCCCCACTCCGTGGCCCAGCACCGGCTGA
- a CDS encoding DUF6233 domain-containing protein — MVTLPGGHEIRARLHARRQTKDGWRYQVGVLIWQDAVDGGVEPVEHRAWVSPTHARPVPGISYEHVPTLRASEIGSNPPRKDQPAWTVQHLPHRPGHPGATLIHVIGCTPSTQTLDREQALTALHQPRAAACRECGAAGSLTDRKEPPGQETQAPTPPRIPD; from the coding sequence ATGGTCACGCTGCCGGGCGGTCATGAGATCCGGGCGCGGCTTCATGCCCGGCGCCAGACGAAAGACGGCTGGCGGTACCAGGTGGGAGTCCTCATATGGCAGGACGCCGTTGATGGCGGTGTGGAACCGGTCGAGCACCGAGCCTGGGTGAGCCCCACGCACGCGCGCCCCGTCCCGGGCATCTCCTACGAACACGTGCCCACCCTCCGTGCGTCCGAGATAGGCAGTAATCCGCCGCGCAAAGACCAGCCAGCCTGGACAGTCCAGCACCTGCCCCACCGCCCCGGCCACCCAGGCGCCACCCTCATCCACGTCATCGGCTGCACACCCAGCACCCAGACGCTCGACCGGGAACAAGCCCTCACCGCACTCCACCAGCCCCGCGCAGCGGCATGCAGAGAATGCGGAGCGGCCGGATCCCTCACCGACCGCAAAGAGCCCCCCGGCCAAGAGACACAGGCACCGACACCCCCACGCATCCCAGACTGA
- a CDS encoding endonuclease domain-containing protein has protein sequence MSERVIPGCRGGLITLGVADALWAGLTAGGAVPTVSAALTCSPADARAGYVLLGGCVVATAQANGGSWGVPEVEVRRAAAELNAVEMDRRDLVRIGPFRGAPKQEHMEGMTLGWRRCITRELQEPGAPERAARGEGGRPYHLAGIDWRRLLVERARDDTARTWWLPRAVVKLLDAAEHAEAQWLQAARTRQESAAVTEPPSRRGQARPAVGGRQTAGPDDPTVPLRPYNGELQGHLYSALSRKPGMSRKVAGWTCAVCRTAPAAVLDHCHEHGYVRAPVCHSCNTQERPDHLYGNDIRVADHYTRLFDTHTADWLCHWHRCPGCRARTTLPLPHLAAWTAHTACRSLRPTHRDPCGSRARKPCGVLRVSWTGSHNAPRSCLLTVAVDFCPSGEHRVLARVPYREAAERFGTWLAETAPAVAAAAGPDRLDGLPTRSRPVIADTSSEGLALFSVGGPTASDHSSSPAGPAGSTA, from the coding sequence ATGTCAGAGCGTGTCATCCCGGGGTGCAGGGGCGGCCTGATCACTTTGGGCGTCGCGGATGCTCTGTGGGCTGGCTTGACGGCCGGCGGCGCTGTGCCGACGGTGTCTGCGGCGTTGACCTGTTCTCCTGCCGACGCCCGGGCGGGGTACGTCCTGCTCGGCGGCTGTGTGGTGGCGACAGCGCAGGCAAACGGTGGCTCATGGGGTGTTCCGGAAGTTGAGGTGCGCCGGGCGGCAGCGGAACTGAACGCGGTGGAGATGGACCGCCGGGATCTGGTCCGCATCGGTCCGTTCCGTGGCGCGCCGAAGCAGGAACACATGGAGGGGATGACGCTGGGGTGGCGGCGGTGCATCACCCGGGAACTGCAGGAGCCGGGTGCCCCCGAGCGGGCAGCACGAGGTGAAGGCGGCCGGCCGTACCATCTGGCGGGGATCGACTGGCGGCGGCTGCTCGTGGAACGAGCCCGTGACGATACGGCGCGGACATGGTGGCTGCCGCGCGCCGTGGTCAAGCTGCTGGACGCGGCCGAGCACGCCGAAGCGCAGTGGCTGCAGGCTGCGCGGACCCGCCAGGAAAGCGCAGCCGTCACCGAGCCGCCTTCCCGCCGGGGGCAGGCCCGACCCGCTGTTGGCGGTCGGCAGACAGCGGGCCCCGACGACCCGACCGTCCCACTGCGCCCCTACAACGGGGAACTGCAAGGCCACTTGTACTCCGCACTCAGCAGGAAACCGGGCATGTCCCGCAAGGTGGCCGGGTGGACGTGCGCCGTCTGCCGCACCGCACCCGCCGCCGTCCTCGACCACTGCCACGAGCACGGCTACGTCCGCGCCCCCGTCTGCCACTCCTGCAACACGCAGGAACGCCCCGACCACCTGTACGGCAACGACATCCGCGTGGCTGACCACTACACACGCCTCTTTGACACCCACACCGCCGACTGGCTCTGCCACTGGCACCGCTGCCCCGGCTGCCGCGCCCGCACCACTCTGCCGCTGCCGCATCTCGCCGCCTGGACCGCCCACACAGCCTGCCGATCACTGCGCCCGACCCACCGCGACCCCTGCGGCTCCCGCGCGCGCAAACCCTGCGGCGTGCTCCGCGTGTCCTGGACGGGCAGTCACAACGCGCCCCGTTCCTGCCTACTCACGGTCGCCGTCGACTTCTGCCCCTCCGGCGAGCACCGTGTCCTGGCAAGGGTCCCCTACCGCGAAGCCGCCGAGCGGTTCGGTACGTGGCTGGCCGAGACCGCTCCTGCCGTGGCCGCCGCGGCCGGACCCGACCGCCTGGACGGCCTCCCCACCCGGTCCCGGCCAGTCATCGCGGACACCAGCAGCGAGGGCCTGGCGCTGTTCTCAGTGGGAGGCCCGACAGCGTCTGACCACAGTTCGAGTCCTGCCGGTCCTGCTGGGAGCACTGCCTGA
- a CDS encoding IS110 family transposase, which yields MVDTTAIDLFLGLGLGKEFHHAHGRTGDGRTVHDKRLPNTEPKLLELFSKLVAKFGTVLVIVDQVANIGALPLTVARAAGCRVAYLPGLSMRRAADLYPGEAKTDARDAFVIAETARTMPHTLRAIDRDDETLAALTMLTGYDNDLAGEVNRTTNRLRGLLSQIHPSLERVLGKRLAYPYVQALLQRHGSPAKIRKLGRARVEALLKAHGSRKAHHLTTEIFEALDEQTLVVPGTETSALIIPGLAARLGAAHAQRGQAEQEIAALLEALPLFHLLTSLPGLGVRTTAAVIVAIGDGTTFPTAGHLASYAGLAPATKSSGTSIRGEHAPHRGYRLLKRALFQAAFAAIGCKSDPSSRIYYDRQRAHGKTHTQAILRLARQRVNVIHAMIRTGALYEPRVPDDVDLAA from the coding sequence ATGGTCGACACGACCGCGATAGATCTCTTCCTCGGTCTGGGCCTGGGCAAGGAGTTCCACCACGCCCACGGCCGCACCGGGGACGGCAGAACCGTGCACGACAAGCGCCTGCCGAACACCGAGCCGAAGTTGTTGGAGCTGTTCAGCAAGCTGGTGGCGAAGTTCGGCACGGTTCTGGTGATCGTGGACCAGGTCGCCAACATCGGTGCGCTGCCGCTGACGGTGGCCCGCGCGGCGGGCTGCCGGGTGGCCTACCTGCCCGGGCTGTCGATGCGGCGGGCCGCCGACCTGTATCCCGGTGAGGCGAAGACCGACGCTCGCGATGCCTTCGTGATCGCCGAGACGGCCCGCACGATGCCGCACACCCTGCGCGCGATCGACCGGGACGACGAGACGCTGGCCGCACTGACCATGCTCACCGGCTACGACAACGACCTGGCCGGCGAGGTCAACCGCACCACCAACCGGCTGCGCGGCCTGCTCTCCCAGATCCACCCCTCCCTGGAGCGGGTCCTGGGCAAGCGCCTGGCCTACCCCTACGTCCAGGCCCTCCTTCAGCGGCACGGCTCTCCTGCGAAGATCAGGAAGCTGGGGCGGGCCCGGGTCGAGGCCCTGCTCAAGGCACACGGCTCGCGCAAGGCCCACCACCTCACCACCGAGATCTTCGAGGCGCTGGACGAGCAGACCCTCGTCGTCCCGGGCACCGAGACGTCCGCGCTGATCATCCCCGGTCTGGCCGCCCGGCTCGGCGCCGCCCACGCCCAGCGCGGGCAGGCCGAGCAGGAGATCGCCGCCCTGCTGGAGGCCCTCCCTCTTTTCCACCTCCTGACGTCGCTGCCCGGCCTGGGCGTCAGGACCACGGCGGCCGTGATCGTCGCGATCGGCGACGGCACCACCTTCCCGACCGCCGGGCATCTGGCGTCCTACGCCGGTCTGGCCCCGGCCACGAAGTCCTCGGGCACCTCGATCCGCGGCGAGCACGCGCCCCACCGCGGCTACCGGCTTCTCAAACGGGCCCTGTTCCAGGCCGCGTTCGCCGCGATCGGCTGCAAGAGCGACCCGTCCTCCCGGATCTACTACGACCGGCAACGCGCACACGGCAAGACCCACACCCAGGCGATCCTCCGCCTGGCCCGCCAGCGCGTGAACGTCATCCACGCGATGATCCGCACCGGCGCCCTCTACGAACCACGCGTCCCCGACGACGTCGACCTCGCCGCCTGA
- a CDS encoding transposase: MTIKDASYPAPGGAGLRGVHHSGTGPTLAETIEQWWDGIETYLTTGITNAASEGNNRLIKLEARNAFGFRNRANQRLRSRCATTRRSRRQAHPH; this comes from the coding sequence ATCACCATAAAAGATGCCTCCTACCCGGCCCCTGGCGGGGCCGGGCTCAGAGGTGTCCACCACTCGGGGACAGGTCCCACCCTCGCCGAGACCATCGAGCAGTGGTGGGACGGCATCGAGACCTACCTGACCACCGGCATCACCAACGCCGCCTCCGAAGGCAACAACCGCCTCATCAAGCTCGAAGCGCGTAACGCCTTCGGCTTCCGCAACCGCGCCAACCAGCGCCTACGCTCACGCTGTGCGACCACCCGCCGGAGCCGACGGCAGGCGCACCCCCACTAA
- a CDS encoding IS3 family transposase (programmed frameshift), with translation MVMKVYSPEFKADAVALYLSDPSHTFEGIGKDLGISRETLRNWVRAERARRGGGSTTSTEKSTVDSPPTAEELQAENEALRRELAAARKEMQKLATERDILRKATKFFTRDDLVTSRFQFIEDHHRAWSVKRLCHVLEVARSSFYKWRAGRQARAARERADTALAMRIRAVHTEWDGTYGRPRITAELRDEGEPVNHKRVGRVMRKFGIAGLRLRKRQVTTVPEPSATRVPDLLGRDFTASAPNTKYVGDITYLPVGDGEFLYLATVIDCFSRRLVGWSLADHMRTSLVTDALRAAEATRGSLAGAVFHSDHGAQYTSREFAHFCTELGVRQSMGAIGTSADNALAESFNAALKRETLRGARRFDGAHDCRLTVFRWTTRYNTRRRHSANEQKAPNVYEQQSATLTLAA, from the exons ATGGTGATGAAGGTCTACTCGCCCGAGTTCAAGGCGGACGCTGTCGCGCTGTACCTGTCGGACCCGAGCCACACCTTCGAGGGCATCGGCAAAGATCTGGGGATCAGCCGCGAGACGCTGCGTAACTGGGTGCGGGCCGAACGGGCCCGCCGCGGCGGGGGCAGCACGACGAGCACGGAGAAGAGCACGGTGGATTCCCCGCCGACGGCCGAGGAGCTTCAGGCCGAGAACGAGGCCCTGCGCCGGGAGCTGGCGGCAGCCCGCAAGGAGATGCAGAAACTCGCCACCGAACGGGACATTCTCCGCAAGGCGACGAAGTTTTTC ACAAGAGATGACCTGGTGACCAGCCGCTTCCAGTTCATCGAGGACCACCACCGCGCCTGGAGCGTGAAGCGGTTGTGTCACGTGCTGGAGGTCGCCCGCTCCAGCTTCTACAAGTGGCGGGCGGGCCGCCAGGCCCGTGCCGCGCGTGAGCGGGCCGATACCGCGCTCGCGATGCGGATCAGGGCCGTGCACACCGAATGGGACGGCACCTACGGCCGCCCCCGCATCACCGCCGAGCTCCGAGACGAAGGCGAGCCGGTGAACCACAAGCGCGTCGGACGGGTCATGCGGAAGTTCGGCATCGCCGGGCTGCGGCTGCGCAAGCGGCAGGTCACCACGGTGCCCGAGCCGTCCGCCACCCGAGTGCCGGACCTGCTGGGGCGTGACTTCACCGCGAGTGCGCCGAACACCAAGTACGTCGGGGACATCACCTACCTGCCGGTGGGCGACGGCGAGTTCCTGTATCTGGCGACGGTGATCGACTGCTTCTCACGCCGCCTGGTGGGCTGGTCGCTCGCCGACCACATGCGCACCTCGCTCGTCACCGACGCACTCCGGGCCGCCGAAGCGACCCGCGGCAGCCTGGCCGGCGCCGTCTTCCACAGCGATCACGGAGCCCAGTACACGTCCCGCGAATTCGCCCATTTCTGCACAGAGTTGGGAGTGCGGCAGTCCATGGGCGCGATCGGTACGAGCGCGGACAACGCACTCGCCGAGTCGTTCAACGCCGCCCTCAAACGCGAGACGCTCCGTGGCGCCCGCCGCTTCGACGGAGCCCACGACTGCCGCCTGACGGTCTTCCGCTGGACCACCCGCTACAACACCCGGCGACGGCACTCGGCGAACGAACAAAAGGCACCGAACGTCTACGAACAGCAGTCAGCTACCCTGACACTCGCTGCATAA